The Syntrophobotulus glycolicus DSM 8271 DNA window ATCTTCCTGTTCAGATTCTGAATATCAAGGTTCAGCCGTTCCATCTGTTTTTGGACATCGGAGCCGCTGGAATTGAGGTTCAAGTTGTTGTATTGAATTTCTGCCAGTTTTACTTGGCTTTCAGCTAATTTTAACGCGTTATCCGCCTGATCAAGGTCATCCTTGGAAGCAGCTCCCGTATCGTAAAGCGCTTTGATGTTCTGGTAAGCTTTACCGGCCAGGGCATAGGAATTTTTGGCAGTATCAAGGTTTATGGAAGCCTGAGCCTTGGCGTTTCCTGTGCTTGTTTTAAGGGTGTCAAGGCTGAGAACCGCTTTATTCAGCTGGTATTCGAGGTCTTCCGTATCAAGAGTAACAAGGATATCCCCTGCTTTGACATCATCCCCAATGTTCTTATACCGTTTGATAACCTTTTGGGAAGAACTCAAGACAGTTTCATAAATTTCTTCAGACTCTATCTTGCCTGTTACAGATATTGAATCCGCCAGATTTCTTTTTTCCAGAGCTGCGACCGCAACCTCAACAGCTTTGGGTTTGAAAATTTGTATCATTCCAATGATAGCGGCCAACCCCCAAATTAATGCAATGGAGATCCGCACGATCGGGATTCCCGCGATGGAGATTCCCGTAATGGAGATCCGCCCAGCCTCTTTTGTTTTTGTTTCCATCCTGCCCGCCCCCTTTATCCATGATTGAATGCCGAAGCTAAACATCTATTCCCTGTTTTTTAAGATCTCAACGAGTGTGACTTTTTGCAAATGTCTTCCCAACAGGAAATTCACAACCAGATAGGACAGCAGGATAATCCCAATTACGGCCAAATATAAATTCAAGGGGATATAGCTTTCAAATCCTGCCACTACATTGGAAATCATAAACGGCCATATTGCCGCAACAATAAACCTGCTCACCGGTATTCCGATTACGGCTGACAACAAAACTGTATAAAAGGCACTTCCGAGATAGATTCTCTTTACTTCTTTTTCGTCGTAGCCGAAGACCTTAAGCAGAGATATGCTGAAGGTTGACTTATTCATCATCATCCTTAATAAAAGATACAGCACGACAATAAAGATAATTACAGACCCTGCCAGCAGTGTGATCATCAAACTTGCCATCATCTCATTAAATTTAGAGGCCGACTCGGCCAGGTCATTCAAATGAATGACGGAAGCAATCCTTCCCTGTTCGATGTTCAGCTTCTTATCGGAAAGCACCGTATTATAGAAATCATCTTCCGTGTCAAATACTTTGCGCAGATGATCGATATTCGCAAAAATATACAAGCCGTTGGAATACGGTACAATACCCGCTACATGAAAGCGATAACTTTTATTTTCAATATGATCATTGAGGATAATATGATCGCCAACTTTATAACCAAATTTATAGGCGACAGAATTCGAGATATAGACATCGTCGTTATCTCCGCTGTCCTTGATTTGAAAATAAAAATAAGGATTATCTTCTTTGATCCCCAGAAGGTTGACTTCTAAATCAGAATCAATCAGATTAAAATAGGCATACAAAGATTGACTGTAGGCCTCTTCGCCGTTCTCAGGAACCTCATCCTCAGGATACTGTAAAATATACATATATTTGAATTTGGCGTCATCGGTAGTGTGCTGCACATAATGATCAATGCTGCCCTTGATTTGGACGGCAAAGACCATCAGCAGGATTGCCAGAAACAGCCCCAGAATAATAGTGATATTTCCTCTGATTTCCCTTAAAAGCTGACGGACGCGATAGCGATGGATAAAACCCAAATTGCCTAAATCAAGATTGGCAATCCGGCTCTGCTTTTTTTCCTGACGCAGTAATTTTAACGGTTCCAAAGACAGCTTTTTATTAATGACCAAGAAATTGACTAAAGCGGCGATGATGACAGGTAAGACAATTCCGTATCCGATGAGGTAGGGTTTCATCACAGCTTGAAGTTCCGGAAAGGAATAGATCCCAGACGATTGGTTCATGACCGGGATCATGAAATAGCCGGCTGCGGTTCCCGTTACAGAGGCCGCCGCCACAAGCAAAAGGGGAAGAATCATGAAATGTTTCAACAAGTCACTTTTCATGTAACCGTGGGAATACAGCGCTCCGATTACGGGGCTTTCCCGTTCAATATTATTCACAATAAATACCGAGATCACATAAGCGAGCAATAATAAAATGATCAGGCCGGCAAAGAGCGCGCTGAGTTTGTTAATTTCGCAATCCGTTTTTACGTCATTAATCCTGGGATTATCTTCACTTGAGATAAAATAAGAAAGATTAACATATTGGTCGTCAATATTGTCTTCCCAAAAATCAAGCAGTGTGGTGCGCATTTCCCGAACGCCATTGTCCAAAGCGGAGGCTCCGTCGCTGAGCTCCCTGCCGCCCGCCGATAAAGAGGCGCTTCCATTATAAAGGTCATTCAATTCGGGGTTCAGACTTCTCAGGCTCTCATTAAGCGATCCCAGTTCCGCAAGAGATTGCACGCCGTCTGTTAAGCTGGTCAACCCGTCGTTCAATTCATTCAGGCCATCCTTTAAAGCTCTGCTTCCATCCGCCAGCCGGTCAAATCCTTTTTCCAGCTCTTGTTTTTTGCTTTCCGCCTCTTCCGCGGCTTCCAGCATATAACGGTTGGTAATCATGGATTTGTCAAAATCCATATCGGCTAAATGATCCTTTAACTTTTTAGCGGTGACATTGCCAGTCAGTAAATAGCTATAGCAAAATTCCGTATTTTCATCATTTTTCAGCTCTTCAAAGGTCTCGGGAGAAACAAACCCTATATTGAATTGATCAGAATCAGCTGCCACATCATACGGATTTTTTTTCACTGAAGCATAATCCGGCGCGGAACCAATACCTGTGACAGTATATTGTTTATTTTTTATTTCAATGGTGTCTCCTACCTTTAAACCGCGGCTGTCGGCGTATCGTTTCTCGATCACGATCTCACCGGCTTTGTCGGCCAATACACCCTCATCCAATTCCAAGGTATTAATCTGTTCTCTGTTTTTAAAGAGACGGAAGGTGTTCCCGCCCAGATCGATATCCAGATAAAAGTTCTCTTCCAGTTTGACGCCCAACGCTTCTATCTCCGCTGCCTGCTCCCTTGAGAATGGCACAAGAACATGAAATTCTCCATCCTCCACATGATTTTTCTGGTGATTTGTATCCACAGTATGGAAAACAGAATCTGTAGCCGAGGCCATACTGATCACAATGCTGAGACTGAACGCAACCAGAAAAAAAAGTGCCCCGTATTGAAGCCAGTTTCCTTTTAATTCCCGTTTTATTCTTTGATTTAAAATCATGGCAGCCACCTGCGTTCCGACCTACCACTCCAAATCCCCGGCAGGAATGATGGTCTCATTACGGTAATCTTTCTCTATTTTTCCATCTTTAATTTCAATGACTTTATGGACCATATCCTTAATCGCGATATTATGGGATACGATCAAAACCGTTGTTCCGTAATCCTGATTTACCTTTTCCAAAAGCACCAATATTTCTTTTGACATCGTGTAATCAAGGGCCCCGGTCGGTTCATCACAGAGCAAAAGCCGGGGATTTTTAACCAGCGCCCGGGCAATCGCGCATCTTTGCTGCTGTCCGCCCGACAATTGAAACGGAAATTTGTTTTGATGTTCCGTAAGGCCCAGGGCATCCTGCAATTCATAGAGGTCCAGGGGGGAAGAGGTGAGGTATTCACATACCTGAATGTTTTCCTTTACGGTAAGATTGGGAACCAAATGATAAAACTGAAAGATAAACCCCAGGTAGTTTTTTCTGTAGAGAACCAGTTCTTTCTGCTCTAGTTTCGCAATATCCAAACCATCAACCACAATGGATCCTTTATCAACACGGTCCAAACCGCCTATGGCATTTAATAACGTTGATTTGCCGCTGCCGCTCGGGCCGAGAATAATGCACATTTTTCCCCTTTCCAGAGTGGTGGAAACTCCGCGCAAAACTTTTGTATGGCTTTCTCCGGTCCCATAGCTTTTTTCAATTTCCCTGACCTCTAGAAACATGTCTAAGCCCGCCTTGTTCCTGCTATTTTCAGTTCCATGGGTAGTCATTGTCCTGATCGTCAGAAAGAAAACCTTCAATAAAAAGGATTTCCTCTGAGTTAGAGATATCTAACAAAAAGTCAAAATTAACTTCTTAAAATATGATAGCCAAACGCCAGGCCATTGTCAATCAATGCCCAGTGGAAAATTCCTTTAATAGTAACGAAACAGAAGACAGCTCGTTAATCATAGAAAACCCCGGGCCAACAGTATGGTTATTGCGGAAGCCGATCAAACCTATGTTTTTCCGTCAGGAACCGTAATAGCTTATTGCGGCAGCAGGTTCTTGGCCACATCCGTCTTATAGGCGTTCATGGCGGGCAATAGCGAAGCTGTGATTCCCAGCAGGGCAACAACAGCTAGGATAAGAAGTTCTTGGGGCAGGAAACCTACGGGGGCATAAAGGGACATGACGCTTTGCAAGTATGCCGCCACTCCGTAAGCCAGCAGATGGCCGAAGATCAGGCCGGAGACAAGGGAGGTCAGGACAAGGAGGGCGCTTTCCAAAACGACAACCTGGAGGATATCCCGTCTTGCCGCGCCGATCGCCCGCAATATGGCGTTTTCCCTGGCCCTGTTCAGCACAGACCAGTAGAGCGAGATGACAATGGTGAGTAAGGACATGGCCAGGACAAGATAAGAAACGACGGTCAGAATATCTTCGCTCTGCCCCAGCATATCAAAAATATCTGCCATCACCGCCCCAGGAAAAGCAGCCTGGGCCTCCTGACCGCTGTTGATCTCCTGATACATCTGCATCAGTCCGGCATAGTCTTTTGGCGTCACCATTAGGGCGGTTACGTCACGGTTTTTGTTGCCGTGCATTTCCCATACCGACTCAATCGGGGTAAAAATACCGTCGTCATAAGGCCTGTTCATTTTCTCCAGGATACCGACAACCACATAATCTTCGTCATGCTCGGAGTGCTCTAGGGCTGCTGTCAGACCGTGGCTGGCTTTAAAGCTGTCTCCGATCTGCAGCCGGAGCTTTCCGGCTGCGACCGCCCCAACTACCACTTCGTGCTCCTCGGCAAAAAGACGTCCTTCTTGCAGGGCAAAAATGGGTTTTTCTTGTAAACTGGGGCGCAATTGAAAAATATCCCCGGTCGTTCCGACAATCCGGTGGCCACCGTAATTATCGCCGAAAGCAAAGGGAATAACTTTGGCCGTCCGCTCATCTTTGACCAGTCGTTCGTGGATGGCGTTGGATATATTGCCCACGGGGGCATCCTGTAAAAATATCGTATTGAAGATAAGCTGGGTGGGGCTCCCTTTTGCTCCGACAATCATGTCGAAAGGCAGGGCAGCATTCACCATGCCCTGCCGTACGGAGGCCGCGATCAGTATGACGGCTAAAGACAGGCCGATGGCCGCAGCCGCTACGATCACTGTCAAGGTGTATTGTAACGGCTTTTGCAGCAAGTCACGCCATGCTATCCTGAGTAGCATCTTCTTTCGCTCCTTCTTTCGTTTGTTCTAAATCTATGACTCTTTTCAAACTTTTCAGTACTTCTTGGTCATGGGTGGCCATGATCAAAGTGGCGGTATTTTCCCGGCAGACCTCCCGTAAAAGTTCCAGGACCATC harbors:
- a CDS encoding efflux RND transporter periplasmic adaptor subunit is translated as METKTKEAGRISITGISIAGIPIVRISIALIWGLAAIIGMIQIFKPKAVEVAVAALEKRNLADSISVTGKIESEEIYETVLSSSQKVIKRYKNIGDDVKAGDILVTLDTEDLEYQLNKAVLSLDTLKTSTGNAKAQASINLDTAKNSYALAGKAYQNIKALYDTGAASKDDLDQADNALKLAESQVKLAEIQYNNLNLNSSGSDVQKQMERLNLDIQNLNRKIAESTIKSPISGTLTLLDARENQYPSRSQGQVQVLDLSRLIVKADVSQYDAVLLNPGQKASVKVKGLGETLTGRITSISDVSNTTAGSSTEPKYEVQISLDDSKKDIKADYDVDVNISIKEKTDIPAADSRAVQAEDDRKFVFIAADGKAVKKYIKTGLETDLYIEILEGLSVGDRYITTPPDGLKEGDRVSPTD
- a CDS encoding ABC transporter permease, with amino-acid sequence MILNQRIKRELKGNWLQYGALFFLVAFSLSIVISMASATDSVFHTVDTNHQKNHVEDGEFHVLVPFSREQAAEIEALGVKLEENFYLDIDLGGNTFRLFKNREQINTLELDEGVLADKAGEIVIEKRYADSRGLKVGDTIEIKNKQYTVTGIGSAPDYASVKKNPYDVAADSDQFNIGFVSPETFEELKNDENTEFCYSYLLTGNVTAKKLKDHLADMDFDKSMITNRYMLEAAEEAESKKQELEKGFDRLADGSRALKDGLNELNDGLTSLTDGVQSLAELGSLNESLRSLNPELNDLYNGSASLSAGGRELSDGASALDNGVREMRTTLLDFWEDNIDDQYVNLSYFISSEDNPRINDVKTDCEINKLSALFAGLIILLLLAYVISVFIVNNIERESPVIGALYSHGYMKSDLLKHFMILPLLLVAAASVTGTAAGYFMIPVMNQSSGIYSFPELQAVMKPYLIGYGIVLPVIIAALVNFLVINKKLSLEPLKLLRQEKKQSRIANLDLGNLGFIHRYRVRQLLREIRGNITIILGLFLAILLMVFAVQIKGSIDHYVQHTTDDAKFKYMYILQYPEDEVPENGEEAYSQSLYAYFNLIDSDLEVNLLGIKEDNPYFYFQIKDSGDNDDVYISNSVAYKFGYKVGDHIILNDHIENKSYRFHVAGIVPYSNGLYIFANIDHLRKVFDTEDDFYNTVLSDKKLNIEQGRIASVIHLNDLAESASKFNEMMASLMITLLAGSVIIFIVVLYLLLRMMMNKSTFSISLLKVFGYDEKEVKRIYLGSAFYTVLLSAVIGIPVSRFIVAAIWPFMISNVVAGFESYIPLNLYLAVIGIILLSYLVVNFLLGRHLQKVTLVEILKNRE
- a CDS encoding ABC transporter ATP-binding protein encodes the protein MFLEVREIEKSYGTGESHTKVLRGVSTTLERGKMCIILGPSGSGKSTLLNAIGGLDRVDKGSIVVDGLDIAKLEQKELVLYRKNYLGFIFQFYHLVPNLTVKENIQVCEYLTSSPLDLYELQDALGLTEHQNKFPFQLSGGQQQRCAIARALVKNPRLLLCDEPTGALDYTMSKEILVLLEKVNQDYGTTVLIVSHNIAIKDMVHKVIEIKDGKIEKDYRNETIIPAGDLEW
- a CDS encoding ABC transporter permease, producing the protein MLLRIAWRDLLQKPLQYTLTVIVAAAAIGLSLAVILIAASVRQGMVNAALPFDMIVGAKGSPTQLIFNTIFLQDAPVGNISNAIHERLVKDERTAKVIPFAFGDNYGGHRIVGTTGDIFQLRPSLQEKPIFALQEGRLFAEEHEVVVGAVAAGKLRLQIGDSFKASHGLTAALEHSEHDEDYVVVGILEKMNRPYDDGIFTPIESVWEMHGNKNRDVTALMVTPKDYAGLMQMYQEINSGQEAQAAFPGAVMADIFDMLGQSEDILTVVSYLVLAMSLLTIVISLYWSVLNRARENAILRAIGAARRDILQVVVLESALLVLTSLVSGLIFGHLLAYGVAAYLQSVMSLYAPVGFLPQELLILAVVALLGITASLLPAMNAYKTDVAKNLLPQ